From the bacterium genome, the window TTCACGTTTCTCGGGATCGTCGCCGCGCGCCACATTTAAGGGGGGAGGACATGGAGAAGTTCGTCGGCGAGAACGTCCTGATGCGCATCTTCATCGGGGAGGGGGACAAGTTCGGCGGCCGCCCCCTGCACGAGGCGTTGGTGGACCTCTTCAAGAAGGAGGGATTCCACGGGGCAACGGTGCTTCGCGGGGTCGCGGGGTTCGGGGCGCACAGCGTGTACCACACCGACAGGATCCTCCGTCTTTCACGGGACCTCCCGATCATCGTGGAGGTGGTCGACACGCGGGAGAACGTCGACCGGGTGATGCCGAAGCTGGACGGGATGATGGCCGATGGCCTGATCACGATCGAGAAGGCCACGGTCATCCGATACACCCACAGGCATGCGGAGTAGGCGCGAGACGCTACACTAGCCTCGCAGGGAGGATTCACCGGGATGGATTTTTCCGGAACCGTCGCCCGCGTCGGCGCGATCTGCCGGTGTTTCAGGATCGACTCCCTGGCGCCGCAGCTCTCCGCGTGCGAGGAGATGCTGGGAGACGGCGGCGTGGTGGACGTGGCCGTTCTCGGGCAGTTCAAGGCGGGAAAGAGCTCGTTCCTGAACGGGCTGATCGGCGGCGCCGTCGTGCCGGTCGACGTCCTGCCGTCGACGGCCGTGGTCACCAGGATCGGGTATGGGCCGAGGGAGCGGGTCACCGTCCACGGCCTTGGCGGGGAACCGTTCGAGATCCCGCTGGTCCGGCTGGCCGAGTTCGTCACGGAGCGGGGGAACCCCGGCAACGAAAAGCGGGTGGCGGTGGTCGACGTGGAACTTCCCTCCCTCTCGCCGTACCAGGGAGTCCGGTTCGTCGACACGCCGGGGCTGGGCTCCGTCTTCGCCCACAACACGCGGGTGTCGAGAGACTGGATGCCTCGCGTCGGCGCGGCCCTCGTCGCCGTCAGCGTCAACCACCCCTTGTCCGAGGACGATCTCCTGCTCCTCAACGACGTCTCCCTGCATACTCCCGAGGCGGCGCTCCTGCTGACGAAGGCGGACCTGGTGTCCGGGGAGGAACTCGCATCGGTGATCGAATTCACCGGGAACCAGGCGAATTCCCGGACGGGGAAGGAGTGGAGGATTCTCCCCGTCTCCAACCGTCCCGGCTTCGAGGGGATGCGCAGGGATGTGGCGGAGTACGTGCGGGAACGGATCGCGGGACGGCGGGAGGAGGCGTTCGGAGAGATCGCGCGTCACAAGGTCCATGCGCTTGCCGCCGGGTGCCGGGAATACCTGAACCTGGCGGAACGCGCGGCGGCGGCGGCCGACACCGCCCGGTCCGATCTCGTCGAGGCGCTGGCGCGCGAGCGGCGCGGCTTCGCTTCCGTCAAGGGGGAGCTTCGGCTTCTCTGCAACCACCTCCAGGCCGAGGTCCGGACCGCGGCGGACGAGCGGTTTCACGCCCACCACGGCGAAGTGACGGGACGGGTGACCGCGAATCTCCGGGAGGCGATGACGGGGTGGAAGGGGCACCTCGGACGGGTGACCCGGGAGTTCGAGGGGTGGCTCGCCGACGCGATGATGGAGGAGATGGGGGCGATCTCCCTGCACGGCGAGGGACACCTGGCGGGCTATCTCTTCCGGGCGCAGGCGAGCGTCGAGCGGTCGGTGCGGGCCTTCGCGGACCGGCTGGCGGGGGAGATCGAACGCGCCCTCGGGATCCGCTTCGATGGGGCCCGTTTCGATTCCCGGGTAGAGGAACCGGCCCACCCCGACATCCGGCTCTCCCCCACGTTCGACACCCACTTCGAGCTGCTCTGGTTCCTTATCCCGATGGGGGTCTTCCGCCCGCTGGTCCGCAGGCATTTCCTGCGCAGGATCCCGTGGGAGGTCGAGAAGAACCTCTCCCGCGTGGCGGCCCAGTGGGCCGACGCCATCGGCGCCTCGATCGACGGTCTATTCCGCGACGCGACGGCGTTCCTCGAGCGCGAGGTCGGGACGATCGCGGGGCTGGTCGGCGAAGCCGACGCGGGGGACCGGGTCCGGGAGATCCAGGCCGCGCTCGGGGAGCTTGCCGCCCTCGAATCCGAGGTATCCTGACCGTTGGAAAATACAAGAACCGACCGAGGAGGTCCCCGATGCGGTCCGACACGGTCAAGAAGGGATTCGAGCGGGCGCCCCACCGAAGCCTGCTGAAAGCCACCGGCGTCACCGACGCCGACATGGGGAAGCCGTTCATCGCCATCTGCAACTCGTTCGTCGAGATCGTCCCCGGCCACGTGCACCTGAACCGGGTCGGGCGGTACGTGAAGGAGTGCGTCCGGGAGGCGGGCGGCGTCGCGTTCGAGTTCAACACGATCGGCGTGGACGACGGGATCGCCATGGGGCATCGCGGGATGCTCTACTCGCTTCCGTCGCGCGAGATCATCGCGGATTCCGTCGAGACGATGCTCAAGGCCCACTGCTTCGACGGGATGATCTGCATCCCCAATTGCGACAAGATCGTCCCCGGCATGCTGATGGGGGCGATGCGGTGCAACATCCCGACGATCTTCGTC encodes:
- a CDS encoding dynamin family protein, which codes for MDFSGTVARVGAICRCFRIDSLAPQLSACEEMLGDGGVVDVAVLGQFKAGKSSFLNGLIGGAVVPVDVLPSTAVVTRIGYGPRERVTVHGLGGEPFEIPLVRLAEFVTERGNPGNEKRVAVVDVELPSLSPYQGVRFVDTPGLGSVFAHNTRVSRDWMPRVGAALVAVSVNHPLSEDDLLLLNDVSLHTPEAALLLTKADLVSGEELASVIEFTGNQANSRTGKEWRILPVSNRPGFEGMRRDVAEYVRERIAGRREEAFGEIARHKVHALAAGCREYLNLAERAAAAADTARSDLVEALARERRGFASVKGELRLLCNHLQAEVRTAADERFHAHHGEVTGRVTANLREAMTGWKGHLGRVTREFEGWLADAMMEEMGAISLHGEGHLAGYLFRAQASVERSVRAFADRLAGEIERALGIRFDGARFDSRVEEPAHPDIRLSPTFDTHFELLWFLIPMGVFRPLVRRHFLRRIPWEVEKNLSRVAAQWADAIGASIDGLFRDATAFLEREVGTIAGLVGEADAGDRVREIQAALGELAALESEVS
- a CDS encoding DUF190 domain-containing protein produces the protein MEKFVGENVLMRIFIGEGDKFGGRPLHEALVDLFKKEGFHGATVLRGVAGFGAHSVYHTDRILRLSRDLPIIVEVVDTRENVDRVMPKLDGMMADGLITIEKATVIRYTHRHAE
- a CDS encoding dihydroxy-acid dehydratase yields the protein MRSDTVKKGFERAPHRSLLKATGVTDADMGKPFIAICNSFVEIVPGHVHLNRVGRYVKECVREAGGVAFEFNTIGVDDGIAMGHRGMLYSLPSREIIADSVETMLKAHCFDGMICIPNCDKIVPGMLMGAMRCNIPTIFVSGGPMRAGKTRDGRTIDLISVFEGVAAHQLGNLSDEGLKELEDHGCPTCGSCSGMFTANSMNCLCEALGMSLPGSGSVLAVDAKRDEIYRAAAFRLIDLVRKDIKPKFPLNFEHS